One segment of Rosa chinensis cultivar Old Blush chromosome 6, RchiOBHm-V2, whole genome shotgun sequence DNA contains the following:
- the LOC112170415 gene encoding F-box/FBD/LRR-repeat protein At1g13570 → MNIHNDQIGVPASWIPACNSSNLLKIFDHLPHIRRLEIKRRFLEYLSLRALPEKLTKPCQYLKALSIDRCFDDPDEISTALCFLRSSPALQELKILVDQRENLSRVHSIFEEVESPCVNHNYNCTFSQLRLVKITEISGVKAELDFIRFLLLSSPVLERMTVTTRRFPEPSYVDGFPKLVKELLQFKRESKHAEIILLDPLKDELLHFPTRI, encoded by the exons ATGAACATCCATAATGATCAAATAGGGGTTCCTGCCAGTTGGATTCCTGCCTGCAATTCTAGCAATTTGCTCAAGATCTTTGATCACCTACCTCATATTCGAAGGCTTGAAATTAAGAGGCGCTTTTTAGAG TATTTGTCTCTGCGCGCCTTGCCAGAAAAGCTCACTAAACCATGTCAATATCTGAAGGCTCTTTCTATAGACAGATGCTTCGATGATCCGGATGAAATTTCAACTGCTCTATGCTTTCTGAGAAGCTCCCCTGCTCTACAAGAACTAAAAATTTTG GTGGATCAGAGAGAGAACCTCTCAAGAGTACACTCTATTTTCGAAGAAGTGGAGTCTCCTTGTGTAAATCACAACTACAATTGCACATTTTCTCAACTGCGACTTGTGAAAATAACTGAGATCTCTGGTGTTAAAGCTGAACTAGATTTCATCAGATTTCTACTTTTAAGTTCACCTGTGCTTGAGAGAATGACTGTCACGACTCGTAGATTTCCCGAGCCTTCTTATGTGGACGGTTTTCCGAAACTAGTAAAAGAGCTACTCCAGTTTAAACGTGAATCAAAGCATGCAGAGATAATTCTCCTGGACCCATTGAAAGACGAGCTCCTTCACTTCCCCACCCGAATTTGA